The window CTGAAGTTCAGTTGTTTCCTTCTTACGTGCCCTAGCCATGTCTCACCCCCTAGTTGCGGCAACCCGCACTGTCGGCAGATACACTCCTCACACGCCCTCTGGGAGTGCATAGGTCGTGCCAACCGTAGAATCCCGCTACCTCGCCGCAGATCAACTCCTACTGTCCTATTCATGTGACGTCTCAGCGACGCCGATCAAGACACATCGGCAGGAATCGAGTTGCATCTACCTGTCCCTCTTTCAGATAGGGCAGAGATCCAATCGGGTTGCACACCGCTCAACTCTCGGCGACCACGACCTCCACAGGCGCAAGACCAAGAGACTCGAGTTCGGGTGTGATTATGTCGGCATCGCCAGCAACGATGACCTGGACCTCGTCCGGTCGCATGTGCCTCGCCGCAGCCGCAGCCGACTGCTCGGTGGTCACCCCACGAACCGTGTCCCGGTAACGATCGAAATGGTCGTCCGGCAGCCCGAAGACGACGAGCTGGGTGATGCGAGTCGCGATCTGCCCCGCGCTCTCGAGCTGCAGACCGAAAATCCCGGCCGCGTAGTCCCGTGCGGCCGCGACTTCCTCGTCGCGGGGACCATCGTCAGCCATGAGCTGCAACTCTTTTATGATCTCACGCACGGCAGGCGCGGTTACGTCATTGCCGACCGAGGTGCCGATCTGAAACGGACCGGCCTCGCTACGGAAGGTGAAGCGTGAGCGGATCCCGTACGTGTAGCCGTGGTCCTCGCGGAGATTCAGGTTCAGGCGACTCGTAAACATGCCTCCTAGCACCATGTTGGCGATCGAAAGCGGGTAGTAGTCCCGAGTAGAGCGAGCGGCTCCCACATGGCCGATTCGGACCTCCGACTGGACCGAGCCGGGCCGATCGACCACGACGAGTCGCCTGTCGCGCGTCGCTGGCTCGACGACGAAGTCCGGTCGAGAAGCAGGAGCCCCCGACCAGTCACCAAAATGCTCACCGATCATTGCGACGACCTCGTCGGGCTCCACGTCGCCGACGATGATCATTCCCCCACCCTCCGGACGATAGTTCGCATCGACGTAGCCCAGCATAGCCTCGCGGGTCACCGCGGCGATGGACTCCTCACTACCATCGACGGCTCGCCGATACGGAACTCCGTCCGCGAAGTAGCGCACCCTCGCCGAGTCCGTGGCTAGCGCTCCCGGATCCATGCGTCGTTGACGGATCTGGGCTAGCTGCTGCTCACGAGCTCGGGCCACCTCCGCCTCAGGGAAGTCGGGTTCGAATACCATCTCGGCCAGAATCGCCATCGCCTCGGGAAGTCGGTCCGCGAGACATGACAGCCCGATACTCGTGCCTTCCCACCCACCGGACGCGCCGACACGGGCGCCAATTCGTTCGAGGGACTCCGCCAGGGCCGAGCCACTTCTCTTCTTCGTGCCACCCTCGAGTGTGTCCGCGGTAAGCACTCCGAGGCCTGCAGCTGCACTACCGAGTGCCGCCTCCCCTGCCCTCATGAAGAGATTCACGCTGACCATCGGAAGTCGATTCATGCACCCGATTCGAAGGTCAAGGTCATGCGCGGCAGTGCGCCGCTCAACCGCCGGGAATGCAAAGTCGCGTGGCGCGCCCGAAGCCGGCGGGGACGACCGATCGAGCGGGCTCATCGGCTCGTCTCCGGCTGGTAAGTAACAATCGCTCGGTTGTCCGCTCCGAGTCGGGTTCCTGCGAAGTCCTTGATCTGATCGAGGGTGACCGCCCGAAGCCGATCAAGCTCGCGATTCAAACGGCCCGGATCATCGAAGTACAGGTCGAACATCGAGAGCAGGTCGGCTCGTTCAGCCGTCCGCTCCAGTGCTCGCACCAAGTCCGTCTCGGTGAGAGCGATCGCACGATCGATCTCGCTCTGTTGCGCCTCCGCCAGTGCGTCGATCTCCTCAATCATCGCCCGCTCAAGCTCTTCAGGGTCGCCCCCTGGATAACCCGTGGCCCAGACCAAGAACATCGAGGCGCCCGTCAGCAGCGGATAGACGTACGTCACAACCCCTTTCGCCACCTGTCGCTCCCGCACAAGGCGCCGATACAATCGGGACGCCCGCCCCATACCGAGAAGGGCCTGAGAAACCTCTGCCACTGCGAAGTCCTCCGCATCATACGAAGGAGACCGGAAGGCCATAATGACCCGAGGCAGGGGAACATCCGCCACCACGTGATCCCGCACGGTCTGCCCGATTAGAGGTTCGACATCCGGATTGCCGGGGAGCGTCGGGATCGGCCCACCGGGCTCGATGTCTCCGAAATACCGTTTGATCTGCTCGAGGGCCGCTACCGGCTCAATGTCCCCCGCTAGCGTCAGGACTGCATTGTCCGGCACATAGAACGTTTCAAAAAACGAGCCGACATCGTCGAGTGTCGCTGCATCGATGTCCTCCATCGAGCCGATCACAGTGTGCCGATAGGGATGTCCCTCGGGGTAGATCAGCTTCTGAACGCGTTCGCTCCAGTCCCCATACGGCTGATTGTCGTATCGCTGGAGTTTTTCATTTTTCACCACGTCGCGCTGGTTGTCGAGCTTCTCCTGCGTCATCGCGGGGAGCATCCAGCCCATGCGATCAGATTCTAGCCACAGCGTCAGCTCGAGGTCGTTCGAGGGCACGGTTTCAAAGTAGTTCGTGCGATCGAACCACGTCGTGGCGTTCAGGGTGCCGCCGACACGTTCGATCAACTCGAAGTGCCGGTTCTTCGGCACGTGCGCGGATCCCTGAAACATCATGTGCTCGAAGAGATGGGCGAAACCGGTCATTCCTTCGACCTCGTTCCGCGACCCAACACCGTACCAGAGGTTGGTCGCCACGACGGGGACCGTCCGATCAGGTGCGAGGACGACCTTGAGTCCATTGTCCAGGCGGTGTCGCTCGAAAGGGATCGAGAGTTGACTCATTCAGGGTCTCTCGTTGAGTCGAGTGCGAAGCAGATCTGGGGCGAAGTCTTCCATCAGCATCTCGCGGGCGGCGCCGTGACCACCGTCGAGTCGGTCCTCCACATCGGTAACCAGCGCGAGGTCAGCTTCGGCAGCTCGAGTCCTCGCGCGTTCGAGCATTTCGTATGCGACGCCCTCTCGTCCAACTGCAGCCGTCGCCAACGAAGCAG of the Longimicrobiales bacterium genome contains:
- a CDS encoding pitrilysin family protein encodes the protein MSPLDRSSPPASGAPRDFAFPAVERRTAAHDLDLRIGCMNRLPMVSVNLFMRAGEAALGSAAAGLGVLTADTLEGGTKKRSGSALAESLERIGARVGASGGWEGTSIGLSCLADRLPEAMAILAEMVFEPDFPEAEVARAREQQLAQIRQRRMDPGALATDSARVRYFADGVPYRRAVDGSEESIAAVTREAMLGYVDANYRPEGGGMIIVGDVEPDEVVAMIGEHFGDWSGAPASRPDFVVEPATRDRRLVVVDRPGSVQSEVRIGHVGAARSTRDYYPLSIANMVLGGMFTSRLNLNLREDHGYTYGIRSRFTFRSEAGPFQIGTSVGNDVTAPAVREIIKELQLMADDGPRDEEVAAARDYAAGIFGLQLESAGQIATRITQLVVFGLPDDHFDRYRDTVRGVTTEQSAAAAARHMRPDEVQVIVAGDADIITPELESLGLAPVEVVVAES
- a CDS encoding pitrilysin family protein, producing the protein MSQLSIPFERHRLDNGLKVVLAPDRTVPVVATNLWYGVGSRNEVEGMTGFAHLFEHMMFQGSAHVPKNRHFELIERVGGTLNATTWFDRTNYFETVPSNDLELTLWLESDRMGWMLPAMTQEKLDNQRDVVKNEKLQRYDNQPYGDWSERVQKLIYPEGHPYRHTVIGSMEDIDAATLDDVGSFFETFYVPDNAVLTLAGDIEPVAALEQIKRYFGDIEPGGPIPTLPGNPDVEPLIGQTVRDHVVADVPLPRVIMAFRSPSYDAEDFAVAEVSQALLGMGRASRLYRRLVRERQVAKGVVTYVYPLLTGASMFLVWATGYPGGDPEELERAMIEEIDALAEAQQSEIDRAIALTETDLVRALERTAERADLLSMFDLYFDDPGRLNRELDRLRAVTLDQIKDFAGTRLGADNRAIVTYQPETSR